A genomic stretch from Apis cerana isolate GH-2021 linkage group LG7, AcerK_1.0, whole genome shotgun sequence includes:
- the LOC108002457 gene encoding calcium/calmodulin-dependent protein kinase type 1 isoform X2 encodes MPLFGKKDSNKKIKKDGKDDKSPSVEDKYILKELLGTGAFSEVRLAESKEKPGQMFAVKIIDKKALKGKEDSLENEIRVLRRLTHPNIVQLLETFEDKHKVYLVMELVTGGELFDRIVEKGSYTEKDASGLIRQVLEAVDYMHDQGVVHRDLKPENLLYYNPDEDSKIMISDFGLSKMEDSGIMATACGTPGYVAPEVLAQKPYGKAVDVWSIGVISYILLCGYPPFYDENDANLFAQILKGEFEFDSPYWDDISDSAKDFIHKLMCVNVEERYTCKQALAHPWISGNAASNKNIHGTVSEQLKKNFAKSRWKQAYHAATVIRQMQRLALNSGQQQQGPGSTGPSSGNLMPYPDQSQSNPSHQSRSVESPTNHN; translated from the exons ATGCCACTCTTCGGTAAAAAAGATTCGAacaagaagattaaaaaagatggaaaagatGATAAATCGCCGTCTGTTGAGGACAAATACATCCTAAAGGAATTACTTGGAac aggtGCTTTTTCTGAAGTACGTTTGGCAGAAAGTAAGGAAAAACCTGGACAAATGTTTGCTGTAaagattattgataaaaaagcattaaaaggaaaagaagattctttagaaaatgaaattagagTTTTACGaag gtTAACGCATCCTAATATTGTTCAGTTATTGGAAACATTTGAAGATAAACATAAAGTTTATTTAGTTATGGAATT aGTTACTGGTGGAGAATTATTTGATAGAATTGTTGAAAAAGGTTCCTATACAGAGAAAGATGCCTCAGGTTTAATAAGACAAGTTTTAGAAGCTGTTGATTATATGCATGATCAAGGTGTAGTACATAGGGATCTTAAACCCgagaatcttttatattataatccagATGAAGATAGTAAGATTATGATTAGTGATTTTGGTCTATCAAAAATGGAAGATTCTGGTATTATGGCAACTGCTTGTGGTACACCAGGATATGTTg ctcCAGAAGTCTTAGCACAAAAACCATATGGAAAAGCTGTGGATGTATGGAGTATAGGAgtcatttcttatattttattatgcggCTATCCGCCATTTTATGATGAAAACGATGCGAACCTGTTTGCACAAATTTTAAAAG gtgaatttgaatttgattcaCCGTACTGGGACGATATCAGTGACTCTGCAAAGGATTTTATTCACAAATTGATGTGCGTCAATGTTGAAGAACGTTATACTTGCAAACAAGCCCTTGCACATCCTTG gATATCCGGCAATGCAGCtagcaataaaaatatccatggTACTGTATCGGaacaacttaaaaaaaatttcgccaAATCAAGGTGGAAG CAAGCCTATCACGCAGCCACGGTTATACGTCAAATGCAACGGTTGGCGCTCAACAGCGGTCAACAGCAACAGGGCCCAGGATCAACAGGCCCCTCCAGCGGCAATCTCATGCCATACCCCGATCAATCGCAATCCAACCCCAGTCATCAATCCAGATCAGTGGAGTCTCCAACCAATCACAATTGA
- the LOC108002458 gene encoding non-structural maintenance of chromosomes element 1 homolog isoform X2, translating to MQHNNHKIILQILMNEGFLNENKAKEFVIKLFNNDKVSIIINQINEQLQPLNMLIKKAWCEITGQIYWILISTVFDEITRFQSEFSKDQLALLRTIFSEIITSNNGCIQSTICLNLCSLPDVKISKAKAEEFLDDIVNRKWLAYKDGYYYMGVRSITELMPYFKATYENNLNICNLCKQIIFHGKKCNNCETFFHLYCLKKFIMIYNSIKCSNCNTMISDIDLSGISDDCDLAEESMDKIKLSQENKKFSRKN from the exons ATGCAACA CAATAaccacaaaataattttacaaatacttATGAATGAaggttttttaaatgaaaataaagcaaaagaattcgttatcaaattattta ATAATGATAaagtatcaataataataaatcaaataaatgagCAATTACAAcctttaaatatgttaattaaaaaagcatGGTGTGAAATTACAGGCCAGATATATTGGATTTTAATAAGCACTGTATTTGATGAAATAACCag atttcaatctgaattttcaaaagatcAATTAGCTTTATTAAGAactatattttctgaaattataaCATCAAATAATGGATGTATACAAAGTacaatatgtttaaatttatgttcttTGCcagatgtaaaaatatcaaaagcaAAAGCCGAAGAATTTCTTGATGATATAGTTAATAGAAAATGGTTGGCTTATAAG gatggttattattatatgggTGTAAGAAGTATAACAGAATTAATGCCATATTTTAAAGCtacttatgaaaataatttaaatatttgtaatcttTGCAAAcagattatttttcat ggtaaaaaatgtaataattgtgaaactttttttcacttatattgtttaaagaaatttattatgatttataattccaTAAAGTGTTCTAATTGCAACACAATGATTTCAGATATTGATTTATCTg gtaTATCAGATGACTGTGATCTAGCAGAAGAAAGtatggataaaataaaattatctcaagaaaataaaaaattctcaagaaaaaattaa
- the LOC108002458 gene encoding non-structural maintenance of chromosomes element 1 homolog isoform X3, translating into MNEGFLNENKAKEFVIKLFNNDKVSIIINQINEQLQPLNMLIKKAWCEITGQIYWILISTVFDEITRFQSEFSKDQLALLRTIFSEIITSNNGCIQSTICLNLCSLPDVKISKAKAEEFLDDIVNRKWLAYKDGYYYMGVRSITELMPYFKATYENNLNICNLCKQIIFHGKKCNNCETFFHLYCLKKFIMIYNSIKCSNCNTMISDIDLSGISDDCDLAEESMDKIKLSQENKKFSRKN; encoded by the exons ATGAATGAaggttttttaaatgaaaataaagcaaaagaattcgttatcaaattattta ATAATGATAaagtatcaataataataaatcaaataaatgagCAATTACAAcctttaaatatgttaattaaaaaagcatGGTGTGAAATTACAGGCCAGATATATTGGATTTTAATAAGCACTGTATTTGATGAAATAACCag atttcaatctgaattttcaaaagatcAATTAGCTTTATTAAGAactatattttctgaaattataaCATCAAATAATGGATGTATACAAAGTacaatatgtttaaatttatgttcttTGCcagatgtaaaaatatcaaaagcaAAAGCCGAAGAATTTCTTGATGATATAGTTAATAGAAAATGGTTGGCTTATAAG gatggttattattatatgggTGTAAGAAGTATAACAGAATTAATGCCATATTTTAAAGCtacttatgaaaataatttaaatatttgtaatcttTGCAAAcagattatttttcat ggtaaaaaatgtaataattgtgaaactttttttcacttatattgtttaaagaaatttattatgatttataattccaTAAAGTGTTCTAATTGCAACACAATGATTTCAGATATTGATTTATCTg gtaTATCAGATGACTGTGATCTAGCAGAAGAAAGtatggataaaataaaattatctcaagaaaataaaaaattctcaagaaaaaattaa
- the LOC108002457 gene encoding calcium/calmodulin-dependent protein kinase type 1 isoform X1, producing the protein MPLFGKKDSNKKIKKDGKDDKSPSVEDKYILKELLGTGAFSEVRLAESKEKPGQMFAVKIIDKKALKGKEDSLENEIRVLRRLTHPNIVQLLETFEDKHKVYLVMELVTGGELFDRIVEKGSYTEKDASGLIRQVLEAVDYMHDQGVVHRDLKPENLLYYNPDEDSKIMISDFGLSKMEDSGIMATACGTPGYVAPEVLAQKPYGKAVDVWSIGVISYILLCGYPPFYDENDANLFAQILKGEFEFDSPYWDDISDSAKDFIHKLMCVNVEERYTCKQALAHPWISGNAASNKNIHGSVGKSSSSLMVAASLSRSHGYTSNATVGAQQRSTATGPRINRPLQRQSHAIPRSIAIQPQSSIQISGVSNQSQLKEIRESPLSMSSLVASNPIPIPITPSSPLYLRNKRFKLWGSTRTALSTLFQTNISYLRKQRKYKKS; encoded by the exons ATGCCACTCTTCGGTAAAAAAGATTCGAacaagaagattaaaaaagatggaaaagatGATAAATCGCCGTCTGTTGAGGACAAATACATCCTAAAGGAATTACTTGGAac aggtGCTTTTTCTGAAGTACGTTTGGCAGAAAGTAAGGAAAAACCTGGACAAATGTTTGCTGTAaagattattgataaaaaagcattaaaaggaaaagaagattctttagaaaatgaaattagagTTTTACGaag gtTAACGCATCCTAATATTGTTCAGTTATTGGAAACATTTGAAGATAAACATAAAGTTTATTTAGTTATGGAATT aGTTACTGGTGGAGAATTATTTGATAGAATTGTTGAAAAAGGTTCCTATACAGAGAAAGATGCCTCAGGTTTAATAAGACAAGTTTTAGAAGCTGTTGATTATATGCATGATCAAGGTGTAGTACATAGGGATCTTAAACCCgagaatcttttatattataatccagATGAAGATAGTAAGATTATGATTAGTGATTTTGGTCTATCAAAAATGGAAGATTCTGGTATTATGGCAACTGCTTGTGGTACACCAGGATATGTTg ctcCAGAAGTCTTAGCACAAAAACCATATGGAAAAGCTGTGGATGTATGGAGTATAGGAgtcatttcttatattttattatgcggCTATCCGCCATTTTATGATGAAAACGATGCGAACCTGTTTGCACAAATTTTAAAAG gtgaatttgaatttgattcaCCGTACTGGGACGATATCAGTGACTCTGCAAAGGATTTTATTCACAAATTGATGTGCGTCAATGTTGAAGAACGTTATACTTGCAAACAAGCCCTTGCACATCCTTG gATATCCGGCAATGCAGCtagcaataaaaatatccatg GCTCCGTAGGAAagtcttcctcttctctcatGGTTGCAGCAAGCCTATCACGCAGCCACGGTTATACGTCAAATGCAACGGTTGGCGCTCAACAGCGGTCAACAGCAACAGGGCCCAGGATCAACAGGCCCCTCCAGCGGCAATCTCATGCCATACCCCGATCAATCGCAATCCAACCCCAGTCATCAATCCAGATCAGTGGAGTCTCCAACCAATCACAATTGAAGGAAATACGCGAGTCACCATTGTCAATGTCAAGCTTGGTGGCCTCGAATCCTATTCCCATTCCAATCACTCCAAGTTCACCATTATACTTACGCAACAAACGCTTCAAGCTGTGGGGTAGCACACGCACTGCTCTGTCTACTCTATTTCAAACGAATATATCGTATCTTagaaaacaaagaaagtaTAAGAAAAGTTGA
- the LOC108002458 gene encoding non-structural maintenance of chromosomes element 1 homolog isoform X1, with protein sequence MVYSNNHKIILQILMNEGFLNENKAKEFVIKLFNNDKVSIIINQINEQLQPLNMLIKKAWCEITGQIYWILISTVFDEITRFQSEFSKDQLALLRTIFSEIITSNNGCIQSTICLNLCSLPDVKISKAKAEEFLDDIVNRKWLAYKDGYYYMGVRSITELMPYFKATYENNLNICNLCKQIIFHGKKCNNCETFFHLYCLKKFIMIYNSIKCSNCNTMISDIDLSGISDDCDLAEESMDKIKLSQENKKFSRKN encoded by the exons atggTTTATAGCAATAaccacaaaataattttacaaatacttATGAATGAaggttttttaaatgaaaataaagcaaaagaattcgttatcaaattattta ATAATGATAaagtatcaataataataaatcaaataaatgagCAATTACAAcctttaaatatgttaattaaaaaagcatGGTGTGAAATTACAGGCCAGATATATTGGATTTTAATAAGCACTGTATTTGATGAAATAACCag atttcaatctgaattttcaaaagatcAATTAGCTTTATTAAGAactatattttctgaaattataaCATCAAATAATGGATGTATACAAAGTacaatatgtttaaatttatgttcttTGCcagatgtaaaaatatcaaaagcaAAAGCCGAAGAATTTCTTGATGATATAGTTAATAGAAAATGGTTGGCTTATAAG gatggttattattatatgggTGTAAGAAGTATAACAGAATTAATGCCATATTTTAAAGCtacttatgaaaataatttaaatatttgtaatcttTGCAAAcagattatttttcat ggtaaaaaatgtaataattgtgaaactttttttcacttatattgtttaaagaaatttattatgatttataattccaTAAAGTGTTCTAATTGCAACACAATGATTTCAGATATTGATTTATCTg gtaTATCAGATGACTGTGATCTAGCAGAAGAAAGtatggataaaataaaattatctcaagaaaataaaaaattctcaagaaaaaattaa
- the LOC108002458 gene encoding non-structural maintenance of chromosomes element 1 homolog isoform X4 yields the protein MQQIVLMYNDKVSIIINQINEQLQPLNMLIKKAWCEITGQIYWILISTVFDEITRFQSEFSKDQLALLRTIFSEIITSNNGCIQSTICLNLCSLPDVKISKAKAEEFLDDIVNRKWLAYKDGYYYMGVRSITELMPYFKATYENNLNICNLCKQIIFHGKKCNNCETFFHLYCLKKFIMIYNSIKCSNCNTMISDIDLSGISDDCDLAEESMDKIKLSQENKKFSRKN from the exons ATGCAGCAGATAGTTCTGATGT ATAATGATAaagtatcaataataataaatcaaataaatgagCAATTACAAcctttaaatatgttaattaaaaaagcatGGTGTGAAATTACAGGCCAGATATATTGGATTTTAATAAGCACTGTATTTGATGAAATAACCag atttcaatctgaattttcaaaagatcAATTAGCTTTATTAAGAactatattttctgaaattataaCATCAAATAATGGATGTATACAAAGTacaatatgtttaaatttatgttcttTGCcagatgtaaaaatatcaaaagcaAAAGCCGAAGAATTTCTTGATGATATAGTTAATAGAAAATGGTTGGCTTATAAG gatggttattattatatgggTGTAAGAAGTATAACAGAATTAATGCCATATTTTAAAGCtacttatgaaaataatttaaatatttgtaatcttTGCAAAcagattatttttcat ggtaaaaaatgtaataattgtgaaactttttttcacttatattgtttaaagaaatttattatgatttataattccaTAAAGTGTTCTAATTGCAACACAATGATTTCAGATATTGATTTATCTg gtaTATCAGATGACTGTGATCTAGCAGAAGAAAGtatggataaaataaaattatctcaagaaaataaaaaattctcaagaaaaaattaa